The following proteins are encoded in a genomic region of Deltaproteobacteria bacterium:
- a CDS encoding serine hydrolase, which yields MTTAIEEKIQQAIGQGVFPGAQCLVASGEEVLFESSQGRTSSERGAAEVTPATFFDVASLTKPIVTTSALLLLMHREKIRLDARVVDFLPDFDEGGKNKITLRHLLKHTSGLAAWRPYFEEMRRSQPEIVGTSAARGWVLSRICQEELEIPTGYRRLYSDLGFMLLGELVERISGIRLDRFFANEVCQPLGLRGSFFNPLGDQAPEAEGAVFAATEDCPWREKVLVGEVDDDNAYAMGGVAGHAGLFQTARDCHLFVGALLKALRGEGSFFSPDLLMDLIGPRHKIKGGWDTPSPENSQAGRYFSPQSIGHLGFTGCSLWIDLGQNFHIILFTNRIHPSRNNEKIKEWRPLFHDIAYETIIRKS from the coding sequence ATGACAACGGCGATTGAAGAAAAGATCCAACAGGCCATTGGTCAAGGGGTTTTTCCTGGGGCCCAGTGTCTTGTCGCCTCAGGGGAGGAGGTCCTTTTTGAATCATCCCAGGGGAGGACTTCTTCAGAACGAGGGGCCGCCGAGGTGACCCCGGCGACGTTTTTTGATGTGGCCTCGTTGACCAAACCGATTGTCACCACCAGTGCTCTTCTTCTCCTGATGCACCGAGAAAAAATAAGGCTGGATGCCCGCGTTGTTGATTTCCTCCCCGATTTTGATGAAGGAGGGAAAAATAAAATTACCCTTCGTCATCTCTTGAAACATACCTCAGGACTTGCCGCGTGGCGTCCCTATTTTGAAGAGATGAGACGGAGCCAGCCAGAAATCGTTGGGACCTCTGCCGCGCGGGGATGGGTTCTTTCCAGGATCTGTCAGGAAGAACTGGAAATCCCTACAGGGTATCGTCGTCTCTACAGCGATCTCGGATTTATGCTTTTGGGAGAACTTGTTGAAAGAATAAGTGGCATAAGGCTGGACCGCTTTTTTGCAAACGAGGTCTGCCAACCTTTGGGTTTGAGGGGCAGTTTTTTCAACCCGCTGGGGGATCAGGCTCCAGAGGCTGAAGGGGCAGTTTTTGCCGCCACTGAAGATTGTCCTTGGAGAGAGAAGGTTCTTGTAGGGGAGGTGGATGACGACAATGCCTATGCGATGGGGGGGGTCGCTGGACACGCCGGCCTCTTTCAGACGGCCCGGGATTGTCATCTTTTTGTTGGGGCCCTTTTAAAGGCTTTGCGGGGAGAAGGCTCCTTTTTCTCACCCGATCTTCTGATGGATCTCATCGGCCCAAGACACAAGATCAAAGGGGGGTGGGACACGCCATCCCCTGAAAATTCACAGGCGGGGCGGTATTTTTCACCCCAATCGATTGGCCACCTCGGATTCACCGGTTGTTCCCTCTGGATTGATTTGGGGCAGAATTTTCACATTATTCTTTTTACCAACCGGATTCACCCGTCACGAAACAATGAAAAGATCAAAGAGTGGAGGCCGCTCTTCCATGATATCGCCTACGAAACAATCATTAGGAAGAGTTAA